A single Vidua chalybeata isolate OUT-0048 chromosome 20, bVidCha1 merged haplotype, whole genome shotgun sequence DNA region contains:
- the PIPOX gene encoding peroxisomal sarcosine oxidase has protein sequence MRTEMAALSQPQKSTYDVIVIGAGIQGSFTAYHLAQCHKDTLLLEQFLLPHSRGSSHGQSRIIRSAYPQEYYSRMMPDCFRRWQQLEAETGTTLYRQTGLVLLGPPGEPELEACRRSLGVDEVLDAATLAQRFPGFQLQAGQVAVVDSTAGVLFAGRALQAVQEVFRRHGGTLRDGEKVLRIEPGATVTVTTTAGVYKAPRLIITAGAWTGALVEQLGLRLPLQPLRIDVCYWREKQPGSAGLGSVSPCFLTLGLSQAPHGIYGLPSIEYPGLLKVCHHHGSPTDPEKRDQAPSSAPCPDIAVLSSFISSYLPGLETQPAVMETCLYTNTPDEDFILDRHPKFSNIVIGAGFSGHGFKLAPVVGKLLCELSLGEEPSYNMAHFAITRFPGVLGDAQ, from the exons atgaggaCAGAGATGGCTGCCCTAAGCCAGCCCCAGAAGTCCACCTACGATGTCATTGTCATTGGGGCCGGCATCCAGGGCTCTTTCACTGCCTACCACCTGGCCCAGTGCCACAAGGAcactctgctgctggagcag TTCCTCCTGCCCCACTCTCGGGGCAGCTCTCACGGGCAGAGCCGCATCATCCGCAGCGCCTACCCCCAGGAGTACTATTCCCGCATGATGCCCGACTGCTTCCgccgctggcagcagctggaggccGAGACCGGCACCACCCTCTACAg GCAGACGGgactggtgctgctggggccgCCGGGAGAGCCGGAGCTGGAGGCCTGCAGGAGGAGCCTGGGTGTTGACGAGGTCCTCGACGCCGCAACGCTGGCCCAGCGCTTCCCTGGCTTCCAGCTGCAAGCTGGCCAGGTGGCCGTGGTGGACAGCACTGCCGGGGTGCTCTTCGCTGGCCGGGcactgcaggcagtgcag GAGGTCTTTCGCCGACACGGGGGCACCCTGCGGGACGGGGAGAAGGTGCTGCGCATCGAACCTGGGGCCACGGTCACTGTCACCACCACTGCTGGCGTGTACAAAGCCCCCCGGCTCATCATCACGGCTGGAGCCTGGACTGGTGCCCTCGTGGAACAGCTGGGTCTCCGCCTGCCGCTGCAG CCCCTGCGCATCGATGTCTGCTACTGGAGGGAGAAGCAACCTGGGAGCGCTGGCTTGGGCAGTGTCAGTCCCTGCTTCTTGACCCTGGGGCTGAGCCAAGCCCCCCACGGCATCTACGGGCTGCCCTCCATTGAGTACCCAGGTCTGCTGAAg GTGTGCCACCACCATGGCAGCCCCACTGACCCAGAGAAGCGGGATCAGGCCCCCTCGAGTGCTCCCTGCCCTGACATCGCCGTTCTGAGCAGCTTCATCAGCAGCTATCTGCCCGGGCTGGAGACCCAGCCAGCAGTGATGGAGACCTGCCTCTACACG AACACTCCAGATGAAGATTTCATCCTGGACCGGCACCCCAAGTTCAGCAACATCGTCATCGGCGCTGGCTTCTCAG GCCATGGGTTCAAGCTGGCGCCAGTGGTGGGGAAGTTGCTGTGTGAGCTGAGCCTGGGCGAGGAGCCATCCTACAACATGGCCCACTTTGCCATCACTCGTTTCCCCGGTGTGCTTGGGGATGCACAGTAG
- the LOC128797962 gene encoding serine/arginine repetitive matrix protein 1-like — MPFPADANCRGRLVGPSFARSSPCLSCLPGACGAAVPRHRPAPPDGPEPEERPVSVLSSLSYRKRPGLKDSIGGRGDEQTLFSALGERPPSPERPPRRAARGGEPQDRAAVIARAFADASGRARQGLDKRWSLSATDVEKASVASAPVSRVSSASWRGLEDGDDGDEGCSVLSFALSSPGSLRSRRGGPEGRPESRLSLARSRLDEADEGSRGQPLLGRSFSVPPRPRSAASEEESPGDARPVRHRSYLDPDLEAAIQEVLSYRPLQARGYSSPDSGDDGRSVRSVRSVRSAAPLGAADRPSGSLRRSASALDFSRNTCRCRSSSGSSEEEEEQKKKSSKKRAKKSKKKSKKKKKKQQSSSESSSSSESSSGSTSSYRSTSSVKKGPRGAGSEEPTRPARGKKEEKQRKKQVDNLMMKYLYRPESD; from the coding sequence ATGCCATTTCCCGCTGACGCAAATTGCCGAGGCCGCCTCGTCGGCCCCTCCTTCGCCCGCTCATCTCCGTGTCTCTCTTGTCTCCCCGGTGCGTGCGGGGCCGCGGTGCCGCGGCACAGGCCAGCCCCGCCGGACGGCCCCGAGCCCGAGGAGCGGCCGGTGTCGGTGTTGAGCTCCCTCAGCTACAGGAAGCGGCCGGGCCTCAAGGACTCCATAGGCGGCCGCGGGGATGAGCAGACGCTGTTCAGCGCCCTGGGCGAGCGGCCGCCTTCCCCCGAGCGCCCTCCGCGCCGGGCGGCCCGCGGCGGCGAGCCCCAGGACCGGGCGGCCGTCATCGCCCGCGCCTTCGCCGACGCCAGCGGCCGGGCTCGCCAAGGGCTGGACAAGCGGTGGTCCCTCTCGGCCACCGACGTAGAGAAAGCCTCTGTCGCCTCCGCCCCAGTGAGCCGCGTCTCCTCCGCCTCCTGGCGCGGGCTGGAGGACGGCGATGATGGGGACGAGGGGTGCTCGGTGCTGAGCTTCGCCCTCTCCAGCCCCGGCAGCTTGCGGAGCCGGCGCGGGGGCCCCGAGGGCCGCCCTGAGTCGCGGCTCTCCCTGGCCCGCAGCCGCCTGGATGAGGCGGACGAGGGGTCCCGCGGGCAGCCCCTCTTGGGGCGCAGCTTCTCTGTGCCCCCACGGCCCCGCAGCGCGGCCTCCGAGGAGGAGAGTCCTGGGGACGCCCGTCCCGTGCGGCACCGCTCCTACCTCGACCCAGACCTGGAAGCCGCCATCCAAGAGGTGCTGAGCTACCGCCCGCTGCAAGCCAGGGGCTACTCCAGCCCCGACTCGGGGGACGACGGCCGGAGTGTCCGCAGTGTCAGGAGTGTCCGGAGTGCGGCCCCTCTGGGCGCCGCTGACCGCCCCTCCGGCAGCCTGCGCCGCTCCGCATCCGCCCTCGACTTCTCCCGGAACACTTGCCGGTGCCGCAGCAGCTCGGGCTCctctgaggaagaggaggagcagaagaaGAAGAGCTCCAAGAAGCGTGCcaagaaaagcaagaagaaatccaagaagaagaagaagaagcagcagtCATCATCCGAGTCCAGTTCCTCCTCCGAGTCCTCCTCCGGCTCCACCAGCTCCTACCGCAGCACCTCCAGTGTCAAGAAGGGCCCACGGGGGGCGGGGAGCGAGGAGCCGACACGTCCTGCCCGGggcaagaaggaggagaagcagcGGAAAAAGCAGGTGGACAACCTGATGATGAAGTACCTGTACCGTCCCGAGAGCGACTGA
- the SEZ6 gene encoding seizure protein 6 homolog isoform X2, with protein sequence MGPPPALLLPLLAALLRAPAHGFNGLARKTGESAEVEPTALPTPAEREAEARFVSTAPTLKILNHHPLLEDLLHEAFLKKDYLAQAPFLPVGAGPLLPGGALQPAPGPPEPEPSPRTPALPRPAFPTDPLTTPAGRPGPWGEAWGAVPGADPSWSPSGVPESSTASPSQAPTTAGTSLAPRAGATVVPGDEEGTTTTSTITTTTVTTLQGPAPCNRTLAGPEGWLVSPEPTGVPYDGSLDCTYSISVYPGYGVELKVENISLAEGETLTVESAGGLEPNLLANESFLLRGQVIRSPANLLTLRFQSPRPPSPGSYHFHYQAYLLSCPFPARPAFGEVSVSSLHPGGDARFRCSTGYQLQGARRLVCRNATRPFWSAREPLCLAACGGVVRNATVGRIVSPGFPGNYSNNLTCHWLLEAPDGHRLHLHFEKVSLAEDDDRLIIRNGNNVEAPPVYDSYEVEYLPIEGLLSTGRHFFVELTTDSSGAAAGMALRYEAFEQGHCYEPFVKYGNFTASDPRYPVGTTVEFSCDPGYTLEQGSTIIECVDPNDPQWNETEPACRAVCSGELTDTAGVVLSPNWPEAYGKGQDCIWGLHVEEDKRIMLDVRVLRLGSGDMLTFYDGDDLTARILGQYTGARGRFKLYASTADVTVQFQSDPGAGAFAYRQGFVIHFSEVPRNDTCPELPDIANGWKTSSQPELLHGTVVTFHCYPGFQLTGTDLLMCHWDLTWSGDLPSCERVTTCRDPGDAEHSRRVVSNPKFPVGATVQYVCDKGYVLAGAGTLTCHDRAAGGPKWSDRLPKCIPETYEPCHNPGVPAGGRQNPERRLYPAGATLHFSCTAGRALLGESSLRCLPGHPSRWSGSPPICKAASYDEFYSNRNLDAVAKAVPSGTTLEGTNVAIAVFLPVLVVALLIGGIYLYFSKLQGKPALQLPLAGSHPYDHITVESAFDNPTYETGDTREYEVSI encoded by the exons ATGGGCCCGCCGCCCGCGCTGCTCCTGCCGCTCCTCGCCGCGCTGCTCCGCGCCCCGGCACACG GCTTCAATGGGCTGGCGAGGAAGACAGGGGAGAGCGCTGAGGTGGAGCCGACGGCGCTGCCCACGCCGGCGGAGCGGGAGGCAGAGGCTCGCTTTGTGAGCACGGCGCCCACGCTCAAGATCCTCAACCACCACCCGCTGCTGGAGGACCTGCTGCACGAAGCCTTCCTGAAGAAGGACTACCTGGCCCAGGCACCATTCCTGCCTGTTGGCGCCGGCCCCCTCCTCCCTGGCGGTGCCCTCCAGCCGGCCCCCGGCCCCCCAGAACCCGAGCCCTCACCTCgcacccctgccctgccccggcccGCCTTCCCCACTGACCCGCTGACCACTCCAGCGGGGCGCCCTGGGCCATGGGGGGAGGCATGgggggctgtgccaggtgcAGACCCCTCGTGGTCCCCATCTGGGGTGCCAGAGTCAAGCACTGCATCCCCCAGCCAGGCACCCACCACGGCCGGCACATCCCTGGCACCCCGAGCTGGGGCCACTGTGGTGCCCGGGGATGAGGAGGGGaccaccaccacctccaccatcaccaccaccactgtCACCACACTGCAGGGGCCAG CTCCCTGCAACAGGACGCTGGCAGGTCCCGAGGGCTGgctggtgtccccagagccaaCTGGTGTCCCCTATGATGGCAGCCTGGACTGCACCTACAGCATCTCTGTCTACCCTGGCTATGGTGTGGAGCTCAAG GTAGAGAACATCAGCCTGGCAGAAGGGGAGACACTGACGGTGGAGAGCGCGGGAGGCCTGGAGCCCAACCTCCTGGCCAACGAGTCCTTCCTGCTGCGGGGCCAGGTCATCCGCAGCCCTGCCAACCTCCTCACCCTCCGCTTCCAGAGCCCCCGGCCCCCCAGCCCTGGTTCCTACCACTTTCACTACCAAG CCTACCTGCTGAGCTGCCCCTTCCCGGCACGGCCGGCTTTCGGGGAGGTCTCGGTCAGCAGCCTGCACCCTGGTGGGGACGCCCGTTTCCGCTGCTCCACGGGATACCAGCTGCAGGGCGCCCGCCGGCTCGTCTGCCGCAACGCCACCCGCCCCTTCTGGAGCGCCCGCGAGCCCCTCTGTCTCG CGGCGTGTGGCGGGGTGGTCCGGAACGCCACAGTGGGACGCATTGTCTCGCCCGGCTTTCCCGGGAACTACAGCAACAACCTGACGTGCCACTGGCTGCTGGAAGCGCCGGATGGCCACCGCCTGCACCTCCACTTCGAGAAGGTGTCACTGGCAGAGGACGATGACAG GCTCATCATCCGCAACGGCAACAACGTGGAGGCGCCGCCGGTGTACGACTCCTACGAGGTGGAGTACCTGCCCATCGAGGGGCTGCTCAGCACCGGGCGCCACTTCTTCGTGGAGCTCACCACCGACAGCAGCGGGGCCGCTGCGGGCATGGCGCTGCGCTATGAGG CCTTCGAGCAGGGGCATTGCTACGAGCCCTTCGTCAAGTATGGGAACTTCACGGCCAGTGATCCCCGGTACCCCGTGGGCACCACGGTGGAGTTCAGCTGCGACCCTGGCTACACGCTGGAGCAGGGCTCCACCATCATCGAGTGTGTCGACCCCAATGACCCGCAGTGGAATGAGACAGAACCAGCGTGCCGTG CGGTGTGCAGCGGGGAGCTGACGGACACGGCTGGAGTGGTGCTGTCACCCAACTGGCCAGAGGCATACGGCAAGGGCCAGGACTGCATCTGGGGGCTGCATGTGGAGGAGGACAAGCGCATCATGCTGGACGTCCGCGT gctgcgGCTGGGCTCGGGGGACATGCTGACCTTCTACGACGGGGACGACCTGACGGCGCGCATCCTGGGCCAGTACACGGGCGCCCGTGGCCGCTTCAAGCTCTACGCATCCACTGCCGATGTCACCGTCCAGTTCCAGTCTGACCCTGGTGCCGGTGCCTTTGCCTATAGGCAGGGCTTCGTCATCCACTTCTCCG AGGTCCCCCGTAATGACACCTGCCCTGAGCTGCCGGACATTGCCAATGGCTGGAAGACATCCTCACAGCCAGAGCTTCTCCACGGCACTGTGGTCACATTCCATTGCTACCCCGGCTTCCAGCTGACTGGCACTGACCTCCTGATGTGTCACTGGGACCTGACGTGGAGCGGTGACCTGCCCTCCTGCGAGCGGG TGACAACCTGCCGGGACCCTGGGGATGCTGAGCACAGCCGCAGGGTGGTCTccaaccccaaattcccggTGGGAGCCACCGTGCAGTACGTCTGTGACAAGGGCTATGTCCTGGCGGGCGCTGGGACCCTCACCTGCCATGACCGCGCTGCGGGGGGACCCAAGTGGAGTGACCGCCTCCCCAAGTGCATCC CGGAGACCTACGAGCCCTGCCACAACCCCGGCGTgccggcgggcgggcggcagAACCCGGAGCGGCGGCTGTACCCGGCGGGAGCCACCCTACACTTCTCCTGCACCGCCGGCCGGGCGCTGCTGGGCGAGAGCAGCCTGCGCTGCCTGCCCGGACACCCCTCACGCTGGAGCGGCTCCCCTCCCATCTGCAAGGCGG CCTCCTACGATGAGTTTTACAGCAACCGCAACCTGGATG CTGTGGCCAAGGCCGTGCCCTCGGGGACAACGCTGGAGGGCACCAACGTTGCCATCGCTGTCTTCCTGCCCGTGCTGGTGGTGGCCCTGCTCATCGGGGGCATTTATCTCTACTTCTCCAA GCTCCAGGGgaagccagccctgcagctgccccttgctGGCTCCCACCCCTACGACCATATCACCGTGGAGTCGGCTTTTGACAATCCCACCTATGAGACAGGA gaCACGAGGGAATATGAGGTGTCCATCTAG
- the SEZ6 gene encoding seizure protein 6 homolog isoform X1, producing MGPPPALLLPLLAALLRAPAHGFNGLARKTGESAEVEPTALPTPAEREAEARFVSTAPTLKILNHHPLLEDLLHEAFLKKDYLAQAPFLPVGAGPLLPGGALQPAPGPPEPEPSPRTPALPRPAFPTDPLTTPAGRPGPWGEAWGAVPGADPSWSPSGVPESSTASPSQAPTTAGTSLAPRAGATVVPGDEEGTTTTSTITTTTVTTLQGPAPCNRTLAGPEGWLVSPEPTGVPYDGSLDCTYSISVYPGYGVELKVENISLAEGETLTVESAGGLEPNLLANESFLLRGQVIRSPANLLTLRFQSPRPPSPGSYHFHYQAYLLSCPFPARPAFGEVSVSSLHPGGDARFRCSTGYQLQGARRLVCRNATRPFWSAREPLCLAACGGVVRNATVGRIVSPGFPGNYSNNLTCHWLLEAPDGHRLHLHFEKVSLAEDDDRLIIRNGNNVEAPPVYDSYEVEYLPIEGLLSTGRHFFVELTTDSSGAAAGMALRYEAFEQGHCYEPFVKYGNFTASDPRYPVGTTVEFSCDPGYTLEQGSTIIECVDPNDPQWNETEPACRAVCSGELTDTAGVVLSPNWPEAYGKGQDCIWGLHVEEDKRIMLDVRVLRLGSGDMLTFYDGDDLTARILGQYTGARGRFKLYASTADVTVQFQSDPGAGAFAYRQGFVIHFSEVPRNDTCPELPDIANGWKTSSQPELLHGTVVTFHCYPGFQLTGTDLLMCHWDLTWSGDLPSCERVTTCRDPGDAEHSRRVVSNPKFPVGATVQYVCDKGYVLAGAGTLTCHDRAAGGPKWSDRLPKCIPETYEPCHNPGVPAGGRQNPERRLYPAGATLHFSCTAGRALLGESSLRCLPGHPSRWSGSPPICKAASYDEFYSNRNLDAVAKAVPSGTTLEGTNVAIAVFLPVLVVALLIGGIYLYFSKLQGKPALQLPLAGSHPYDHITVESAFDNPTYETGSVFFAGHEGI from the exons ATGGGCCCGCCGCCCGCGCTGCTCCTGCCGCTCCTCGCCGCGCTGCTCCGCGCCCCGGCACACG GCTTCAATGGGCTGGCGAGGAAGACAGGGGAGAGCGCTGAGGTGGAGCCGACGGCGCTGCCCACGCCGGCGGAGCGGGAGGCAGAGGCTCGCTTTGTGAGCACGGCGCCCACGCTCAAGATCCTCAACCACCACCCGCTGCTGGAGGACCTGCTGCACGAAGCCTTCCTGAAGAAGGACTACCTGGCCCAGGCACCATTCCTGCCTGTTGGCGCCGGCCCCCTCCTCCCTGGCGGTGCCCTCCAGCCGGCCCCCGGCCCCCCAGAACCCGAGCCCTCACCTCgcacccctgccctgccccggcccGCCTTCCCCACTGACCCGCTGACCACTCCAGCGGGGCGCCCTGGGCCATGGGGGGAGGCATGgggggctgtgccaggtgcAGACCCCTCGTGGTCCCCATCTGGGGTGCCAGAGTCAAGCACTGCATCCCCCAGCCAGGCACCCACCACGGCCGGCACATCCCTGGCACCCCGAGCTGGGGCCACTGTGGTGCCCGGGGATGAGGAGGGGaccaccaccacctccaccatcaccaccaccactgtCACCACACTGCAGGGGCCAG CTCCCTGCAACAGGACGCTGGCAGGTCCCGAGGGCTGgctggtgtccccagagccaaCTGGTGTCCCCTATGATGGCAGCCTGGACTGCACCTACAGCATCTCTGTCTACCCTGGCTATGGTGTGGAGCTCAAG GTAGAGAACATCAGCCTGGCAGAAGGGGAGACACTGACGGTGGAGAGCGCGGGAGGCCTGGAGCCCAACCTCCTGGCCAACGAGTCCTTCCTGCTGCGGGGCCAGGTCATCCGCAGCCCTGCCAACCTCCTCACCCTCCGCTTCCAGAGCCCCCGGCCCCCCAGCCCTGGTTCCTACCACTTTCACTACCAAG CCTACCTGCTGAGCTGCCCCTTCCCGGCACGGCCGGCTTTCGGGGAGGTCTCGGTCAGCAGCCTGCACCCTGGTGGGGACGCCCGTTTCCGCTGCTCCACGGGATACCAGCTGCAGGGCGCCCGCCGGCTCGTCTGCCGCAACGCCACCCGCCCCTTCTGGAGCGCCCGCGAGCCCCTCTGTCTCG CGGCGTGTGGCGGGGTGGTCCGGAACGCCACAGTGGGACGCATTGTCTCGCCCGGCTTTCCCGGGAACTACAGCAACAACCTGACGTGCCACTGGCTGCTGGAAGCGCCGGATGGCCACCGCCTGCACCTCCACTTCGAGAAGGTGTCACTGGCAGAGGACGATGACAG GCTCATCATCCGCAACGGCAACAACGTGGAGGCGCCGCCGGTGTACGACTCCTACGAGGTGGAGTACCTGCCCATCGAGGGGCTGCTCAGCACCGGGCGCCACTTCTTCGTGGAGCTCACCACCGACAGCAGCGGGGCCGCTGCGGGCATGGCGCTGCGCTATGAGG CCTTCGAGCAGGGGCATTGCTACGAGCCCTTCGTCAAGTATGGGAACTTCACGGCCAGTGATCCCCGGTACCCCGTGGGCACCACGGTGGAGTTCAGCTGCGACCCTGGCTACACGCTGGAGCAGGGCTCCACCATCATCGAGTGTGTCGACCCCAATGACCCGCAGTGGAATGAGACAGAACCAGCGTGCCGTG CGGTGTGCAGCGGGGAGCTGACGGACACGGCTGGAGTGGTGCTGTCACCCAACTGGCCAGAGGCATACGGCAAGGGCCAGGACTGCATCTGGGGGCTGCATGTGGAGGAGGACAAGCGCATCATGCTGGACGTCCGCGT gctgcgGCTGGGCTCGGGGGACATGCTGACCTTCTACGACGGGGACGACCTGACGGCGCGCATCCTGGGCCAGTACACGGGCGCCCGTGGCCGCTTCAAGCTCTACGCATCCACTGCCGATGTCACCGTCCAGTTCCAGTCTGACCCTGGTGCCGGTGCCTTTGCCTATAGGCAGGGCTTCGTCATCCACTTCTCCG AGGTCCCCCGTAATGACACCTGCCCTGAGCTGCCGGACATTGCCAATGGCTGGAAGACATCCTCACAGCCAGAGCTTCTCCACGGCACTGTGGTCACATTCCATTGCTACCCCGGCTTCCAGCTGACTGGCACTGACCTCCTGATGTGTCACTGGGACCTGACGTGGAGCGGTGACCTGCCCTCCTGCGAGCGGG TGACAACCTGCCGGGACCCTGGGGATGCTGAGCACAGCCGCAGGGTGGTCTccaaccccaaattcccggTGGGAGCCACCGTGCAGTACGTCTGTGACAAGGGCTATGTCCTGGCGGGCGCTGGGACCCTCACCTGCCATGACCGCGCTGCGGGGGGACCCAAGTGGAGTGACCGCCTCCCCAAGTGCATCC CGGAGACCTACGAGCCCTGCCACAACCCCGGCGTgccggcgggcgggcggcagAACCCGGAGCGGCGGCTGTACCCGGCGGGAGCCACCCTACACTTCTCCTGCACCGCCGGCCGGGCGCTGCTGGGCGAGAGCAGCCTGCGCTGCCTGCCCGGACACCCCTCACGCTGGAGCGGCTCCCCTCCCATCTGCAAGGCGG CCTCCTACGATGAGTTTTACAGCAACCGCAACCTGGATG CTGTGGCCAAGGCCGTGCCCTCGGGGACAACGCTGGAGGGCACCAACGTTGCCATCGCTGTCTTCCTGCCCGTGCTGGTGGTGGCCCTGCTCATCGGGGGCATTTATCTCTACTTCTCCAA GCTCCAGGGgaagccagccctgcagctgccccttgctGGCTCCCACCCCTACGACCATATCACCGTGGAGTCGGCTTTTGACAATCCCACCTATGAGACAGGA tctgttttctttgcaggaCACGAGGGAATATGA